One stretch of Schlesneria sp. DSM 10557 DNA includes these proteins:
- a CDS encoding tetratricopeptide repeat protein — protein sequence MPINSSKRRERQILAAEGYLALNMPDHALRELGHIEDVGDERYNVSMLHGEALLMKGEMQPALDDFREAHKEKPTELNALMRMAWCYKRVDQLPRAIDAMKLAYQFHKDVPVVLYNLACYYSLEGEKFEALSWLGRAFRMDRELLKLVPRETDFDPLRNDLDFQHLMALTSSQK from the coding sequence ATGCCCATAAATTCCTCAAAGCGTCGTGAGCGTCAGATTCTGGCCGCAGAAGGCTATCTGGCGCTCAACATGCCTGACCACGCACTACGCGAGTTGGGACACATCGAAGATGTCGGCGATGAGCGATACAATGTCAGCATGCTGCATGGCGAAGCCTTGTTGATGAAAGGAGAGATGCAACCGGCGCTTGACGACTTCCGCGAAGCTCACAAGGAAAAACCGACTGAGCTGAACGCGCTGATGCGGATGGCCTGGTGCTACAAAAGAGTGGACCAGCTCCCCAGGGCGATTGACGCCATGAAGCTGGCCTATCAGTTCCACAAGGATGTTCCCGTCGTCCTGTACAATCTCGCTTGCTATTACTCGCTCGAGGGAGAAAAGTTCGAGGCCCTCTCTTGGCTCGGGAGGGCGTTCCGAATGGATCGTGAACTGCTCAAACTTGTCCCCCGGGAAACAGATTTCGACCCCCTGCGAAACGATCTCGATTTTCAACACTTAATGGCATTAACGAGCAGTCAGAAGTAA
- the pdxH gene encoding pyridoxamine 5'-phosphate oxidase, translating to MVEDFVHADFNRGQLDVSDLVADPIEQFRKWYQEARDFPITEYPAMTLATCTPDGRPSARIVYLRGFDDRGFAFYTNYESRKGRELAQNSLAALCFYWKEVERQVRLEGRVERVSAEESDAYFAGRPASNQLGAWASSQSGPLESAEALVQRVEQLREKFAGSPIPRPPYWGGYRLVPDRIEFWQGRPSRLHDRFAYERSPAGGWSIGRINP from the coding sequence ATGGTTGAAGACTTTGTCCATGCCGATTTCAACCGAGGTCAACTCGATGTATCCGACCTGGTTGCCGACCCCATCGAGCAATTTCGAAAGTGGTATCAGGAAGCCCGAGACTTTCCGATCACTGAATACCCCGCGATGACGCTGGCCACGTGCACTCCTGACGGCCGCCCCTCGGCACGGATTGTCTATCTGCGGGGCTTTGACGATCGAGGTTTCGCGTTCTACACGAATTATGAAAGCCGAAAAGGGCGGGAACTGGCTCAGAATTCCCTCGCGGCACTCTGCTTCTACTGGAAAGAAGTCGAACGTCAGGTTCGACTCGAAGGACGCGTCGAACGTGTCTCGGCGGAAGAGTCAGACGCCTATTTCGCAGGTCGCCCCGCTTCCAATCAACTGGGAGCCTGGGCATCTTCTCAAAGTGGCCCGCTCGAATCGGCCGAAGCACTGGTTCAAAGAGTTGAACAGCTTCGGGAAAAGTTTGCAGGATCGCCCATTCCCCGCCCTCCTTACTGGGGAGGCTATCGCCTGGTTCCCGATCGGATCGAATTCTGGCAGGGCCGTCCCAGCCGGTTGCATGACCGCTTTGCCTACGAACGAAGTCCAGCGGGTGGATGGTCAATCGGTCGTATCAATCCCTGA
- a CDS encoding Rieske (2Fe-2S) protein, whose amino-acid sequence MNRHRVANVSDIPQGEGREFVVAGRIVAIFHVEGRFHALDGICPHAGGPLARGALSGTTVTCPWHGWQFDVTSGRHCLNAQLKHPCFEVIVEGSELYVELPEA is encoded by the coding sequence GTGAATCGACATCGGGTAGCGAACGTTTCGGATATTCCACAGGGAGAAGGACGCGAGTTTGTGGTGGCTGGCCGGATCGTGGCCATTTTTCACGTCGAGGGACGCTTTCACGCCCTGGACGGGATCTGTCCGCATGCCGGAGGACCGCTCGCGCGCGGCGCTCTTTCCGGAACGACAGTCACCTGCCCCTGGCACGGCTGGCAGTTTGATGTGACATCAGGCCGACACTGTTTGAACGCGCAATTGAAGCATCCCTGCTTTGAAGTCATCGTCGAGGGTTCCGAACTCTACGTCGAGTTGCCTGAAGCCTAG
- a CDS encoding phenylacetate--CoA ligase family protein, giving the protein MTSDQRWELWSRSELTQYQGDRLTQLLAQVIPANPFWTKKYAAAGIDPESIRGLDDLHLLPLTAKSELVADQLSAAPYGTNLTFPVGDYCRLHQTSGTTTGQPMRWMDTSASWNWVLECWSTIYRLLGLRRDDRLCFPFSFGPFLGFWAAFEGASRQGNLCLAAGGMSSEARLKLILENQVTWIGCTPTYALRLAEVAAAQGIDVSQSSVRAVLVAGEPGGSIPSVRARIAQAWGARVFDHWGMTEIGPLATECEDDTDCLTVNESACIPEIIDPETGNPSTTGKGELVITNLGRIGSPLIRYRTGDLVEVAQDPHPSGRVWMRLKGGIQGRTDDMLIIRGNNVFPSSIEEIVREFPAVAEFRIVVTRHREMQHIRLELEPTPSANPETLVESISATIKQKLQFHAEVKLVPFESLPRFEMKARRLVRES; this is encoded by the coding sequence GTGACGAGCGACCAGCGATGGGAACTGTGGAGTCGGTCCGAGCTTACCCAATACCAGGGTGATCGGCTGACGCAACTTCTGGCACAAGTGATTCCCGCGAACCCCTTCTGGACAAAAAAGTACGCCGCCGCAGGAATCGATCCTGAATCGATTCGAGGGCTGGACGACCTTCACTTGCTTCCCCTGACGGCGAAGTCGGAATTAGTCGCAGATCAGTTGTCGGCTGCGCCCTACGGGACGAACCTGACATTTCCCGTGGGCGACTACTGCCGGTTGCACCAGACCAGTGGGACGACCACCGGTCAACCGATGCGCTGGATGGATACGTCAGCCAGTTGGAACTGGGTGCTGGAATGCTGGTCGACCATTTATCGCTTGCTGGGCCTGCGGCGAGACGATCGCCTCTGCTTTCCCTTCTCGTTCGGCCCGTTCCTCGGATTCTGGGCGGCGTTCGAGGGGGCTTCACGCCAGGGAAACCTCTGTCTGGCTGCGGGGGGAATGAGCAGCGAAGCCCGACTCAAACTGATCCTCGAGAATCAGGTCACCTGGATTGGATGCACCCCGACATACGCCCTGAGGCTGGCTGAGGTCGCCGCCGCGCAAGGGATTGATGTCTCTCAGAGCTCCGTGCGCGCAGTCCTCGTTGCGGGAGAACCCGGAGGTTCGATCCCCTCGGTGCGGGCCCGCATTGCGCAGGCGTGGGGCGCCCGCGTGTTCGACCATTGGGGCATGACAGAGATTGGTCCGCTCGCCACCGAATGCGAAGACGATACGGATTGCCTGACGGTCAATGAATCGGCCTGCATCCCCGAGATCATCGATCCCGAAACCGGCAATCCCTCTACGACCGGCAAAGGGGAGTTGGTCATCACCAATCTCGGCCGTATTGGCTCCCCTCTCATTCGTTACCGTACGGGTGATCTGGTTGAAGTGGCGCAGGATCCCCATCCGTCAGGGCGCGTCTGGATGCGACTCAAGGGCGGAATTCAGGGCCGGACGGATGACATGCTGATCATTCGGGGAAATAACGTCTTCCCCTCAAGCATCGAAGAGATCGTTCGGGAATTTCCTGCGGTGGCGGAATTCCGGATTGTCGTCACGCGTCACCGCGAGATGCAGCACATCCGTCTGGAACTGGAACCGACCCCTTCGGCCAATCCTGAGACGCTGGTCGAAAGCATTTCGGCGACGATTAAGCAAAAACTCCAGTTCCACGCCGAAGTCAAACTTGTTCCCTTTGAGTCCCTCCCTCGCTTCGAGATGAAAGCCAGACGTCTCGTCCGCGAATCCTGA
- a CDS encoding dicarboxylate/amino acid:cation symporter, producing the protein MSTDLRNEDKQHGLPLHTKILIGLLVGILGGLAAHVVATVEAGVPGDANKNGLKDWLDTLIYWVEPVGKIFLRIMFMVVLPMVFSALALAVVEIGDLKKLGRMGLKTLGFTGLLSTAAVLIGVGLVGVLRPGHALEEGQRQKLITQYSGSASEKMNKLKDAKPVRDTIVDLLPENPLQEMVGAVDGSSKGNGMLSVMVFALICGMAITTRPIETQTFVSWLEGLYAISMSVISFAMRLAPYGAGCLVFALTAQLGFDILKTLVWFVLTALLGLGIQLVVVYSIVVFVFARISPWKFFSNVSEAMLVAFGTSSSSATLPTAMKVASEELRLPKRISNFVLTVGATGNQNGTALFEGVVVLFLAQVMGIELTASQQFKVVLMSVLAGIGTAGVPGGSLPLIVAVMNSVGIPGESIGIILGVDRILDMCRTVVNVTGDLAIATCVAKSEPAHETDEDLAT; encoded by the coding sequence ATGTCCACCGATCTTCGCAACGAGGATAAACAGCACGGCCTTCCGCTGCATACGAAAATTCTGATTGGCTTGCTTGTCGGAATTCTGGGCGGACTCGCAGCCCATGTGGTGGCCACCGTCGAAGCGGGCGTCCCCGGCGACGCCAACAAAAACGGCCTGAAAGATTGGCTGGATACGCTGATCTACTGGGTTGAACCGGTCGGAAAAATCTTCCTCCGGATTATGTTCATGGTCGTGCTTCCCATGGTCTTCTCGGCACTGGCACTGGCGGTAGTGGAAATTGGTGACCTCAAGAAACTGGGCCGCATGGGGCTGAAGACACTTGGTTTCACCGGACTCCTCTCGACCGCTGCGGTTCTGATCGGTGTGGGACTCGTAGGAGTTCTTCGTCCCGGACACGCACTCGAAGAGGGCCAGCGGCAGAAGCTGATCACCCAATACTCGGGCAGTGCCTCGGAAAAAATGAACAAACTGAAGGATGCCAAGCCCGTTCGTGACACGATTGTCGACCTGCTGCCCGAAAATCCCCTGCAAGAGATGGTCGGTGCCGTCGATGGCAGTTCCAAAGGGAACGGGATGCTGTCCGTCATGGTCTTCGCACTCATCTGCGGGATGGCGATTACGACTCGTCCGATCGAGACGCAGACCTTCGTCTCCTGGCTGGAGGGCCTTTATGCCATCTCCATGTCCGTCATCAGTTTTGCCATGAGACTGGCCCCCTACGGTGCGGGATGCCTGGTCTTTGCCCTGACGGCTCAATTGGGCTTCGACATTCTGAAGACGCTCGTCTGGTTCGTACTGACGGCCCTGCTGGGTCTCGGAATCCAGTTGGTCGTGGTCTATTCCATTGTGGTGTTTGTCTTCGCCCGGATTTCCCCCTGGAAATTCTTTTCGAACGTCTCGGAAGCGATGCTCGTTGCCTTCGGCACTTCGTCGTCCAGTGCCACATTGCCAACGGCGATGAAAGTCGCTTCGGAGGAACTTCGGCTTCCCAAACGAATCTCGAATTTCGTCCTCACCGTCGGTGCCACGGGCAATCAGAACGGGACGGCCCTGTTTGAAGGGGTGGTCGTCCTGTTTCTGGCACAGGTCATGGGCATCGAGCTGACCGCCAGTCAACAGTTTAAAGTCGTGTTGATGTCTGTGCTGGCGGGAATCGGCACGGCAGGGGTACCGGGCGGTTCACTTCCGCTGATCGTGGCCGTCATGAACTCTGTGGGGATCCCCGGGGAATCGATTGGGATCATTCTCGGCGTCGACCGGATTCTCGATATGTGCCGCACAGTCGTGAACGTCACCGGCGACCTGGCCATCGCAACGTGCGTCGCCAAGTCAGAGCCCGCACATGAGACCGATGAAGATCTGGCAACTTAG
- a CDS encoding sugar phosphate isomerase/epimerase family protein: MSTTLNRREFLGTTATIAATTSLLAPAVASAAPENTQPFRICLNTSTIRDCPYKGNKLDILGAIEVSSKAGYAGIEPWIGEIDNYVKSGGTLSDLRKRIADAGLQVESAIGFAAFLAEDEAERKRGLEEARRCMGLVREIGGERLAAPPVGVTDKTGLDPYQLADRYRALCELGQAEGVLPQLELWGFSKTLARLGEVAFIGVEAAHPSACFLLDVYHIFKGGSSFEGLAMFAGSRMHNFHVNDYPATPARDSINDAHRVYPGDGIAPLGMIFRTLRDAGYRGAVSLELFNRDYWKQDALEVARTGFNKTKSAIEQAFANS, from the coding sequence ATGTCGACCACCTTAAATCGCAGAGAATTTCTCGGAACGACGGCCACAATCGCTGCGACCACATCGCTGCTGGCACCCGCGGTGGCATCGGCTGCTCCGGAAAATACTCAGCCTTTTCGCATTTGCCTGAATACCAGCACGATTCGCGACTGCCCTTACAAAGGGAACAAGCTCGACATTCTCGGTGCCATCGAAGTTTCGTCGAAAGCAGGATATGCCGGAATTGAGCCGTGGATTGGCGAAATTGACAACTATGTCAAATCAGGTGGTACCCTGTCTGATCTGCGAAAGCGAATCGCCGATGCGGGACTTCAGGTGGAAAGTGCGATTGGGTTTGCGGCATTTCTCGCGGAAGACGAAGCTGAGCGAAAACGTGGCCTGGAAGAAGCCAGGCGATGTATGGGACTTGTCCGGGAAATCGGTGGAGAACGTCTGGCCGCTCCTCCCGTCGGCGTGACCGATAAAACGGGGCTTGATCCATATCAACTCGCAGACCGATACCGGGCGCTCTGCGAACTGGGGCAAGCAGAAGGAGTCCTGCCTCAACTGGAACTCTGGGGCTTTTCCAAGACGTTGGCGCGACTGGGAGAAGTCGCCTTCATCGGCGTTGAAGCAGCTCATCCCAGTGCCTGTTTCCTCCTCGACGTCTACCACATTTTCAAGGGAGGCTCGAGCTTCGAGGGGCTGGCCATGTTCGCCGGATCCCGGATGCACAATTTCCACGTCAATGATTACCCGGCAACGCCCGCCCGCGACAGCATCAACGACGCCCATCGCGTCTATCCGGGTGACGGAATTGCGCCGCTCGGCATGATCTTTCGAACTTTGCGAGATGCAGGCTATCGCGGCGCCGTTTCGCTTGAACTCTTCAATCGAGACTACTGGAAGCAGGATGCTCTCGAGGTCGCGCGGACGGGGTTCAACAAAACAAAATCCGCGATTGAACAAGCGTTCGCCAACTCTTAA
- a CDS encoding CTP synthase: MTKHIFVTGGVVSSLGKGLTSASIGTILERRGLKVRMQKLDPYINVDPGTMSPFQHGEVYVLDDGSETDLDLGHYERFTNSPLTRESNYTSGRIYSKVIQKEREGKYLGKTVQVVPHITDEIKAAVRGLAGPDVDVVITELGGTVGDIEGLPFFEAIRQLPLDIGRENCLFIHLTLVPYLKAAKELKTKPTQHSVQQLRQIGIQPDILIVRTERDLGQDNADKIALFCNLEKRAVINEQDKEYSIYEVPCGLVEYGLDKLILEKLHLPAGQSEMDDWEDLVHRIKNPLHDVNIAVVGKYIEHRDAYKSIYEALDHAGFSHSTRVIVKRIEAESLEQQEAASVLAGIDGLLVPGGFGHRGIEGKIQAVRYAREQNIPYFGICLGMQVAVIEYARHKLGLEDADSTEFDTATPHPVICLLEDQRNIEKKGATMRLGAQPCVLAPDSLMAKIYGTNEISERHRHRYEFNPEYRERFIAGGMSLSGNSPSGTLVEAIELPDHPWFAAVQFHPEFKSKPNHPHPMFRSFIEAALLRHQSRK; this comes from the coding sequence ATGACCAAGCATATTTTTGTCACTGGCGGCGTGGTAAGCTCGCTCGGTAAAGGCCTCACTTCTGCTTCAATCGGGACTATCCTCGAACGACGCGGACTCAAAGTTCGTATGCAGAAACTCGACCCGTACATCAATGTTGATCCGGGGACGATGAGCCCCTTTCAGCATGGCGAAGTCTACGTCCTGGATGACGGCTCAGAAACAGACCTCGACTTGGGACACTACGAGCGATTCACCAACAGCCCCCTGACGCGCGAGTCCAACTACACGTCCGGACGGATCTATTCCAAAGTGATCCAGAAAGAGCGTGAAGGGAAGTATCTGGGCAAGACAGTCCAGGTGGTTCCGCATATCACCGACGAAATCAAGGCCGCTGTCCGCGGTCTCGCCGGTCCTGATGTCGATGTCGTCATCACCGAACTGGGCGGCACCGTAGGCGACATTGAAGGCTTGCCGTTCTTTGAAGCCATTCGACAGCTCCCACTCGATATTGGTCGAGAAAACTGTCTGTTCATTCATTTGACGCTCGTCCCGTATCTGAAAGCGGCAAAAGAGCTCAAAACCAAACCGACCCAGCACAGCGTGCAGCAGCTGCGGCAGATCGGTATTCAACCTGACATCCTGATCGTGCGAACGGAACGCGACCTCGGTCAGGATAACGCCGACAAGATTGCCCTTTTCTGCAATCTGGAGAAACGTGCGGTTATCAATGAACAGGACAAGGAATATTCGATCTACGAAGTCCCTTGCGGGTTGGTCGAATATGGTCTGGATAAGCTGATTCTCGAGAAACTGCACCTTCCCGCAGGTCAGTCCGAAATGGATGACTGGGAAGATCTTGTTCACCGGATCAAGAATCCGCTGCACGACGTCAACATTGCCGTGGTTGGCAAGTACATTGAACATCGCGACGCCTATAAATCGATCTACGAAGCCCTGGATCACGCCGGGTTCTCGCATTCGACCCGCGTCATCGTCAAACGGATTGAAGCCGAGTCACTCGAACAGCAGGAAGCCGCCTCTGTTCTAGCAGGTATCGATGGTCTGCTCGTCCCTGGTGGATTCGGACACCGGGGAATTGAAGGGAAGATCCAGGCGGTGCGCTATGCCCGCGAACAGAACATCCCCTACTTCGGAATCTGTCTGGGGATGCAGGTTGCCGTGATCGAATACGCCCGGCACAAACTCGGTCTCGAAGATGCGGACAGCACCGAGTTCGACACAGCAACGCCTCACCCGGTGATCTGCCTGCTGGAGGACCAGCGGAACATCGAGAAGAAGGGGGCAACGATGCGCCTCGGAGCACAGCCATGCGTGCTCGCTCCTGATTCGTTGATGGCAAAGATCTACGGAACCAACGAGATCTCAGAACGTCATCGCCACCGCTACGAATTCAACCCCGAATATCGTGAACGGTTCATCGCAGGTGGGATGTCTCTCAGCGGAAACAGCCCAAGCGGCACACTTGTGGAAGCCATTGAACTTCCCGACCATCCCTGGTTCGCTGCAGTGCAGTTCCATCCCGAATTCAAATCCAAACCAAACCATCCGCATCCGATGTTTCGCAGTTTCATCGAAGCCGCACTCCTGCGACACCAGTCGCGGAAGTAA
- a CDS encoding dihydrodipicolinate synthase family protein produces the protein MVSVDPLNLVQPRRKITGVSAILLPFTEAGEVDWLAFDQHVSRTVEAGLIPAVNMDTGYVNLIDDSTRNYVLNRTHDILAGLPFVAGAFVADREGDAFKCDAYLQQIEFIEDRGGLPIVFQSYGLTRQSSERIVESYAQLASACDRFLAFELTTSLAPFGAIYDLPTFEGVMSIPQCVGVKHSSFRREPEWERLQLRNESRPDFVIFTGNDFAIDMVMYGSDYLLGLSTFAPDLFAMRDKFWENGDRRFYELNDQLQYLGHFAFRHPSPGYKHSAAQFLHLRGWIGTDLTHPFSVQRPSSDTEILQAIQGRLEQFVAEVSA, from the coding sequence ATGGTGTCAGTCGATCCCCTGAACCTGGTCCAGCCCCGGCGCAAAATCACTGGCGTCTCGGCTATCCTGCTGCCGTTTACTGAAGCGGGTGAAGTCGATTGGCTGGCCTTCGATCAGCACGTTTCCCGAACTGTCGAAGCGGGGCTGATTCCCGCCGTCAATATGGACACGGGCTATGTGAATTTGATCGATGACTCGACACGCAACTACGTGCTGAACAGGACGCACGACATTCTGGCAGGGCTTCCCTTCGTCGCAGGAGCGTTCGTCGCAGATCGAGAGGGCGATGCGTTCAAGTGCGATGCCTATCTCCAGCAGATCGAGTTCATCGAAGACCGGGGCGGACTGCCCATCGTTTTTCAATCCTATGGGCTGACGCGTCAGTCGAGTGAGAGAATCGTTGAGAGTTACGCGCAATTGGCTTCCGCCTGTGACCGCTTCCTGGCGTTCGAGCTGACGACCAGTCTGGCACCGTTTGGAGCCATCTACGATTTGCCGACTTTCGAAGGGGTCATGTCGATACCTCAATGCGTCGGGGTCAAGCACTCTTCATTTCGTCGTGAACCCGAATGGGAGCGACTGCAATTACGAAACGAGTCGCGGCCCGACTTTGTGATCTTCACGGGGAACGACTTCGCCATCGATATGGTCATGTACGGAAGTGACTACCTGCTGGGACTCAGTACCTTCGCGCCGGATTTGTTCGCGATGCGTGACAAGTTTTGGGAAAACGGGGATCGTCGCTTCTATGAGCTGAATGACCAGTTGCAGTACCTGGGGCACTTCGCTTTCCGTCACCCGTCGCCGGGATACAAGCACTCGGCAGCTCAGTTTCTGCATTTACGCGGGTGGATTGGCACGGATCTGACCCACCCCTTCAGTGTGCAGCGACCCTCGTCAGATACCGAGATTCTGCAGGCAATTCAGGGGCGACTGGAACAATTTGTCGCAGAAGTTTCCGCATAG
- the kdsB gene encoding 3-deoxy-manno-octulosonate cytidylyltransferase → MKVYGIIPARLHSTRLPRKLLLAETGRPLIQYTWNSASQARSLSQLIVAADDDEIARTVANFGGRSEMTGEHPSGTDRIAEVARRSCPDGDIFVNIQGDEPEIDPANIDAVVQALIDCPDADMATLGTPMRSLEQVQATSCVKVVTGADGRALYFSRAPIPFCRDREAAEVLEAEHPWTLHIGIYAYRREFLLRVTQLAPSRLEQLEKLEQLRALEAGARIQVAIVEHHSVGIDTPEDYARFVQRMKAAE, encoded by the coding sequence ATGAAGGTTTACGGAATCATCCCTGCCCGCTTGCACTCGACTCGCCTGCCAAGAAAGTTACTGCTGGCCGAAACGGGGCGTCCCCTGATCCAATACACGTGGAATTCGGCCTCGCAGGCTCGCAGTCTCAGCCAATTGATCGTCGCCGCAGACGATGACGAAATTGCTCGGACCGTCGCCAATTTCGGTGGACGGTCGGAAATGACCGGCGAACACCCGAGCGGTACCGACCGCATCGCTGAAGTCGCCCGCAGAAGCTGCCCCGACGGTGACATCTTCGTTAACATCCAGGGGGACGAACCCGAGATCGATCCTGCGAACATCGACGCCGTCGTCCAGGCACTGATCGATTGCCCTGATGCCGATATGGCGACCCTGGGGACACCCATGCGGTCCCTTGAACAGGTTCAGGCAACTTCCTGCGTCAAAGTTGTTACGGGTGCCGACGGCCGGGCTCTGTATTTCAGTCGCGCCCCGATCCCGTTTTGTCGGGATCGCGAAGCCGCAGAAGTCCTGGAAGCCGAGCATCCTTGGACCTTACACATTGGTATCTACGCATACCGGCGCGAATTTTTGCTCAGGGTGACGCAATTGGCTCCATCAAGACTGGAGCAACTTGAGAAACTTGAGCAATTACGAGCGCTGGAAGCGGGTGCCCGGATCCAAGTCGCAATTGTTGAGCATCACTCAGTTGGCATCGACACACCTGAGGACTATGCTCGATTCGTCCAGAGGATGAAAGCAGCGGAATGA
- a CDS encoding exodeoxyribonuclease VII small subunit, translating into MAKRSRAEKSPQSDESSTVPEMTTQEKPTLSFEEAMGELQQIVSDLEDNSLGLEASLVQFERGIGLLRNCHAFLEQAEQKIEVLINFKADGEPVTAPFNAAPTAGIADPKTLF; encoded by the coding sequence TTGGCCAAACGGTCCCGGGCGGAAAAGAGCCCACAAAGTGACGAAAGTTCAACGGTTCCCGAGATGACAACCCAAGAGAAACCCACCTTGAGCTTCGAAGAAGCGATGGGTGAACTTCAGCAGATCGTAAGCGACCTCGAAGACAACTCGCTGGGCCTTGAGGCCTCCCTGGTCCAATTCGAACGGGGAATCGGATTACTGCGGAATTGTCACGCGTTTCTGGAACAGGCCGAGCAGAAGATCGAAGTTCTGATCAATTTTAAAGCCGATGGCGAACCCGTGACCGCGCCGTTCAATGCCGCGCCCACCGCCGGGATCGCCGATCCCAAGACGCTTTTCTAA
- a CDS encoding co-chaperone GroES: MDEYVEPVGKRILIRKDESRQVTRGGIVLPDNSEIPTITGRVVEISIQIERDDDFPIRKYDKVIFHPKHAIPVDFEPDNLLFVVPIEDVVAVFRRTKVSKVPDEVDDEIESSDEIPDEE; this comes from the coding sequence TTGGACGAATACGTTGAACCAGTGGGAAAAAGGATTCTGATTCGTAAGGACGAGAGCCGTCAGGTGACTCGGGGAGGAATCGTTCTGCCCGACAACTCCGAGATTCCCACCATCACCGGACGGGTTGTCGAAATCAGCATTCAGATCGAACGGGACGATGATTTTCCTATTCGGAAATATGACAAAGTCATTTTCCATCCGAAACACGCCATCCCCGTTGACTTTGAACCGGACAATCTGCTGTTCGTTGTCCCCATTGAAGACGTGGTGGCGGTCTTCCGTCGCACCAAAGTGTCGAAAGTGCCGGACGAAGTTGACGACGAAATCGAGTCCTCGGATGAAATTCCAGACGAAGAATAA
- the tal gene encoding transaldolase, translated as MSGSGSQLDQLKKFTVVVADTGDFESMKQYQPQDATTNPSLILAAASKPEYAYLVDKAVTDRKGSGLSGAQQVEDVIDHVLVNFGIEILKIVPGRVSTETDARLSFDTMGTLAKARQLIDIYEKNGISRDRILIKIASTWEGIRAAEILEREGIHCNLTLLFSFPQAVACAEAKVRLISPFVGRILDWYKAATKKEYAPAEDPGVRSVTEIYEYYKKFDYQTEIMGASFRNKGEITELAGCDLLTISPALLGELAASTDPLPRKLDASAAKSSKWEKQTLDEKSFRFLLNEDAMATEKTAEGIRKFSADILKLEQLIAGKLH; from the coding sequence ATGTCTGGATCCGGATCGCAACTCGATCAACTTAAAAAATTCACGGTCGTTGTCGCCGACACCGGGGATTTCGAGTCGATGAAGCAGTATCAGCCACAAGATGCGACCACCAATCCGTCACTGATCCTGGCTGCCGCTTCCAAGCCGGAATATGCCTATCTTGTCGACAAAGCCGTGACAGACCGAAAGGGGTCAGGGTTATCGGGTGCACAACAGGTCGAAGACGTGATCGATCATGTCCTGGTCAATTTCGGGATCGAAATCCTGAAGATCGTACCCGGACGAGTCTCAACAGAAACCGACGCGCGACTGTCATTCGACACAATGGGAACACTCGCCAAGGCCCGGCAGTTAATTGACATCTATGAGAAAAATGGGATTTCCCGAGATCGAATCCTGATCAAAATTGCATCCACGTGGGAGGGAATTCGGGCTGCCGAAATCCTCGAACGCGAAGGAATCCACTGCAACCTGACGCTGCTCTTTTCGTTCCCGCAAGCAGTCGCCTGTGCAGAAGCGAAAGTCCGACTGATTTCTCCCTTCGTCGGTCGAATTCTTGACTGGTACAAAGCGGCAACCAAGAAGGAATACGCCCCGGCAGAAGACCCCGGAGTCCGCTCGGTGACGGAGATTTACGAGTACTACAAGAAGTTCGACTACCAGACAGAAATTATGGGAGCCAGCTTCCGCAACAAAGGTGAGATTACCGAGCTCGCCGGTTGTGATCTGTTGACCATCAGCCCCGCACTCCTCGGGGAACTTGCGGCTTCGACGGATCCCCTGCCCCGTAAACTGGACGCCAGCGCGGCGAAGTCATCGAAGTGGGAGAAGCAGACACTGGATGAAAAGAGCTTCCGCTTCCTGTTGAATGAAGACGCCATGGCGACCGAGAAAACTGCAGAAGGGATTCGGAAGTTCTCGGCGGATATTCTTAAGCTCGAGCAACTCATCGCCGGAAAACTTCACTGA